In the genome of Brachypodium distachyon strain Bd21 chromosome 3, Brachypodium_distachyon_v3.0, whole genome shotgun sequence, the window AGTTGGATCCGGCATGAGCCGGACCAGATCTTAGACGCCATGATCTCGGACTGTAATCGTTTTAACTGATTAATGAagtttctttttaaaaaaaaagtacgtAACGTCATCGGCCGACCTGCCAAAAGAgatatcgatcgatctcgaACTCTCCACGTACGGTAGGTGGTAGGCAAGGATCGGGCCGGGTGACCTCAGGTATACTGGCTTCTCAACCACTGCCGTCGCTCTTGCGTCCCGGCCGGATATGATCGATATGGTTTCTATCTGTCGTGGCTAGATACTTGCATTAAATTTTACATAGACAACATTTCAGTATCATATCATAATGAGCACCCGATCGAAGTACCCAAGCAAGCTGTAGCTATCACTGCCATGAGGCAGCCAGAACTTCATGGTCGTGGGATTCGGTGATGAGACGAATTCATGAGATTAGCTTAGTTTAAACCGTACATGGCTCAGCGGTTGCATCCAGGAGAGACGTACGGCACGTGACAACGGCAGGCGCgggcagctagctagctacccaTGGGCCAAGACCCAACAACTTCGCCATTTTCTGCTATACAGTATATATCACTTTGATGCGTGCAAGGACGTACTAACAAATGGCCAGCCGGACTGGTGAAAGGATAGAAAAGCCTGTGCACGTACTGAGATATGCGCTTTTACTCCCTGTTCACGCTGCACAGAGCATGGCCACAACGTTTAATTTCACTCGCCCGGTTCCAGCAGACAGCATCGATCCGGCCGGGCCAGACTTGGGTTTTACCCAGCGCGCATGCATTTGTGTCCCCCCACTCCAACGCTTCTTTGACCCCATCATGGCGTGCATGCACCCCCTGCGCAGATTCGAGATTCCATGCGTGCATGTCCCCATATATGTCTCGCATCGATCACATCTCCTCACGCCCCGTACGTCTGGCTACGTACTGTGCATTCTCTGAAGCACGAACGCAGCAGGCAAGCAAGCGTCGGCCGGCCGGTCATTAACCGAGTGCCTAACAACATGATGATCTCCATATATATCCCAGGGTTAATcgcgcgccggccggccacgtTCGAAAAGACTGAAACCACGCACGCACACCGGCTGGGAAACGATCGACCATCGTACGGTGGCCACACGGCACGAAAAGCCGAAAGTACTGCCCGTGCACGCGTGCCCACTGCTCACCCGGCCCGGACCGATCGGTGAATCGAATCTACAGCGCCACCGTGGTAGCCAATGGGCCATCACGACTTTCTAGTTCTCGTCGGCTGGGATCCACCGGGAAGAGAGGCAGCTTTTCTTTCTTACTTGGCTCATGAGTACGCGCCAGATACTGGAGTATTTACTGGAGTACTCGCTGCCGTTGTGCCAGTGACCTGGGCAGCAGCCGGGGATGGTACGGACATGGTCTGTTCCCCTCCACAATCCTGGCCTGCACTGCATGTACAGCTCGATCGCTCAGCTAAAGGAGAAGGCACAGTACTACTGCCACTACTATGCAAAgttttatgcatgcatggctgccGGCCGGTCGCTGGCTGGCAACGAAACATCAAACCAATGCACCATCCATGCACACACCCTGACACGCAGCTTCTGCatgcagagagagagggggggggggggggggggtaggaGGGGATCATTGACACAGGTCCCTGGCAGCCTGTGGTGTCGCGCGCGCAAGGAGGCCCATCTTTGCAGCTGCATGCCAATACGCCATGCATTGCATCCCGTCGTGGCGAATACGCCATGCATTGCATCCCGTCGGGGCGTCCTACCATGTCCCTGCCACGTACGGCCAGCTAGAGTGCCAGCAAATTAACAGAGTACCGTCAATGAGGTAaaatgatcgatcgatcaaggTGCACTGTCACTACGCCGTGGGGGGGCCACCACCAcgccgaaactaaaattcatTGCCTTGTAAccagtactagctagctaaggcACCGAGTAGTGCTACTAGGTACTTAGCCATGCATATGCATCTACCCACCGAGATTGTAATTTTCTCGGTctgacttagaaatagttgtTCACCAGTCGACGGTATATCATATCGATTCGATTATGATTTCTTAATTACTTGTACTTGTATAAATCTTGCACCAATATCAGTTATTTGATCGGATAGTCCACTCACAAATAGTTGTTTATCAGTACTTATATAAATCTTGCACTAATATCTGTTATTTGATCAGAAAATTGGTATCATGAACTTAGTTATTTCTCGGTCCCCTAGAAGTAGCAAAGccgtaaaaaaagaaaaacggatTTTTTATTGATGAATTGtctgttttttagttagaaacAAATCGACGTGCTTGGCCAGcatcagatcttaatccaacggcaGCATATTGGAGAAGAGATATTAGAGATGACTCTATGATCTCAATCCAGCGATTCTGATGAGATTTAAAACTTTTGCTTCAAACCAGCCAACTGAGATATATATCcacatccaaacaaaaactCATCACTTACACGTTTCACCCTCCCATTAGTTACAAATCGCCCTTATAATTCCTTCGTGCATGCCATGGTACAAATGAAATTGGTCGGAGAGAAGAGATCTTAGAGATGTGTCGTCTTTGTGCGCTatgtgatcgatcgatcgatcgatatgcatgcatgcatgcatgggcaaaCGCAATATCGATCGATCATTCATTCACACCCGTCCCGCGACACGCGGTACACACTATATATGCACTGTGCATTAGTAGCTAGTAGCAATGATCGCATATTCGCATCGGGTGCGGACTGTGGCTCCTAGCCATAGCAGCACTACTGCGCACGATTTACGTACACTACGTTAGTAATTACTCCAACCCAGGACCAGACAAATGCAGGCGAGGCCAGGCAATTCATCGATCGTTCGAGATCACGAGGCCGCGGCCGGACCGGCACGGCACGGGCACAGCTGGCACTGCGCTGATGCGTGGTGTATACAGTAGCTGCCATCACGTATGTCACATAACGTGGTATAGCAATGGTCCCCGGCCGGCCGACGGTGCGTGCAGCTAGCGTAGCCGACCCGTTCCAAGCGCGGACCGATCATATCGGTCGGTCTCCGTCGGTCGATCGGGCTCCCTCGGGCGCGTGCGTTGATCGGTCGCACAGGCAAGCAGCACGTAAGGCGATAGCAACCACTCGTTCGGACGTGCCACCGTCGCCTAGACTAGATGGGACGGGAAATTTTCAGTAGATGCATCGGCCCCATGCATGCTCTGTGCGTGCACGTCTTCCACGGCACACGGAACGATCCGTCGCTATATATGGAAGGCCGCCGGAAACTAACAAGCCAGCAGTCACGGGACACGGGCTGTACGTGCGTGGCATAGACGTCCGTAGGTACTGGCTACGCGATTTCCTAGGTGTGGACGGCCGGACACGCCGGGGAGAGAGAGTCAGATCAGGGGGCCATGTACGAGCGCGCTTTATATTTCCTGGCAACGTACGGCCGAGCGAGATCGGACCGCACTCGACGGACCTAGCTTAGCGATGCCCCGTGGCTATATCCTGCGAATACGACTTTACCTCACCATAATTTGATAGATATGCTctctagctatagctagacCGTGTAGCATGCATGCGAATGCGAAGCATATGATTATCAGCGCACGACGCATTTGACCAGGAGGGCAGAACGGAAACTGACAATTCAAGGGAGGGGGAAAAAAAGCAAGTCGCCTACGGATGATAGTGCACGTATATAGGATAATGTTAGGCATACACATGATTGCCACTTAACAAATCAATCTACTGTAGGCCGTTCAAAGCCACGTCACTGCATGCGCGCGCGATGGATGGATCTGTCATACAAATTCCACCATTTCTGGCCCAGGGAAACGGAAATCCGAGATGGGGGATCAGGCGTACTATACGCGTTAATCGCAAGCCTTGTCTCTTTGCGCGCACATTGATCTGCAGGTGGCCTGCTCGTACTGCGCGTCACGATCCACAACGAAATTCAAGGAGCAGATTCATTAGAATTAGGATACTAGCTACCAGTTGTGCGCGTTCTAGAAAAGAGATCACTCTCGCCAGCTACTTTAGTTAACTCGCAACTAGTAGTACGGTGTAACATGATGTTATGTGATGCAGATTTATATATACTCTGAGTTTTGGAGCATCCACGACTCTAATTTGTTAATTGTTTTTTCATGTCAGACACAAAAACAAATCCCCTTGGAGTAGATTTTCGTTTACGTATTGTTTATTCAACACTTCTACGTACAAAAAGGCACCTCAGATATGACGAGGTGAATGCATACGCTGTTGGCTGGTACTGGTTCATGTGGCACCGTTCACCTCGctcctgtttttttctttcgaaaaggcGAAACTCCCCGCCTCCCCGGCATCTGCATCATCACCTCACTCCTGGTGCGTGAGCTGTTGAAGTAGACATCACCGTCCAGAGGCGCCGATGACATGACACGACTGTGGATTAGGGCAGAGCCAATACACAGTGCGTGTGGCAGGGTGTGATCACGCTGTTCCCGTTGCGGATTTTAATGCACCCGGAAAACAAGGTAAAAgttgaaaggaaaaaaagaagtgctGAAAAACGGCACGAGGAGCGCAGATGGAGTGATGGACGCGGGCGATATGATGATATCCGTGCCAATCTATGGTCCACCGACACCTGCCGTAGCAGTGCTCAACTACTGGTACGTGACCTCCGATCGATTCAAGGTGGCAAGGACGAGCAGCATGCAGTCACGACCACTCGTACTGCTAAGATGATCCCTCAGGCTCTCATCGATGCCAGCCGTGCATGCAGTTGCTCGCCACACCGGACACCACAGCAGTGACCAACACTGTGCTGATGTGTACATACATGCACCAGCACATAAATGCCACTCGAAGCGTTTCACAGGAAAGGGAACCGGCTGcactgttctttttttttttcttcctccagAAGCCATGTGCGAAATTGAATTACCCCGATCGATACTGGACGTACATGCATGTACCGCCTCTATATAGAAAGAGAAACGGACGGCTGGTAGTATATAGTAGTACTGGCGCGACCCGGTGGCAGGGAAGGAATACGTACGCGTAAGTAGCGGCACATGCAGAGAGACAGTAGAAGCTGGTGAAAACTATCGTTAAATATTCAGTTTTGGCAAGTCGTCTGGCCAGACTATCCAGCTGCGCAGCGCATCACGCATGATGTACTATCATCCTCCAATTAATACGGGGCACGGTGGAGCAGCACTAGTGTCACCTCGATCAGGTACTACTGCTGCCAATCTGTCATTTATACTTGGTGTTGCTCGGATCGGATTCGCACCGGCACTTAAATGCGCCCAATATATGTATGCACTGGGTGGTGGGTCAGGGTTACCACGGCGTCGCCCCTCAACCGCCGGGCTCGATTACCGGACCTCACGAGGAGTTGGCTCTTGCGCTGCGGCCGGAAATGCATGCAACGGAAGACTCCTAAAGTCGACGTATGGTCATCATCCTACGGTAAACGAAATGTACGGCGTGGTGGGCTCGATTGACAGTGAGATGGTGGATGGCACGGCACATCCTCCGGTATGGTAGCTTgacctttcttcttttttgctttgtGAATTCAATACGCCGTCAAACTGATGCTACTCGCGAAAACAGAGATGTGGTTTAGGCTAATCTAATGAGTTGCGCAGGGTATGGCTTTGGCCGCTTTGGTCTACCCAAAGACTGACGTGCAACCACAACCATTCCCCGGAGGCCGGTGCAAATTCACATGAGAAGGAAAGTGAGGTTACCTTTGTGTGGTTACCATATCTTCCCCGCCCAGATAGCCTACGGTCAATGCTAAGCTGTCGTCTTCACCATAGGAAACTCGTAGAGATCCACACCCAGTCACTTTTCCTTCCCGTAAAGAAATATCGATATACTAACCACAATGCAAATAAAGCATCGAGCAGTAGCACCCCAGAGGCGGGTGGTCCCAGTGTCCTCTTCCCGAATCCCACGTCTCGTCTCGTCTCGTCTCCCCCCATCGCTGCGTGCCTGCGTCGGAAAGCAGGAGCAAAGCCCGGACGAATATGGCAAGCGATCAAATTATTAAAGCGGtgagaagagaaaaagaaaaaagatggaaAAGTCAAGGGGGGGCATCTATCCACCCACGCATCCGTGGTTGTTTGCTTGCCTGTTTGTCCACTCTCCCCGTAGGCCAGCCATAGCCCCACCTCGTCAAGAGAGATCGTCAAGATGAACAACCTTTGTCCCCTTTAATGGCCACCCGGCCCGGACGGACCCCACGCCGACGCGACGCGCCTTTTCCTCCCACTCGCCGGGGCCGCTAACCCGAACGCCCTGCCCTGCTGCTGCCATATATATAacctcgtcttcctcccgTGCCGTTCTCCCAACTCACGAGAGTACGTGCGCCACAAAGTGCGgcgtgaaaaaggaaaagaaaccacctctctctctctctcccgtccGTTCCATCACTGCACCCCGCAACAAAACGCCATCCTTCTTGATTTCTTGATCTGAGGTggtgttgttggtggtggtggtgctcctGGTCCTATTAGTGAAGCCGGCCGGTGCATAGTGTGAGATGGCCGTGCAGGCGCAGTACCTCGCCCACGCCTTCCCCCATGACCCCCGCGCCATCGTCAGGTCCGTCTCTCCTCCCTCCATCCGTGTCGCGTGCATgcgttctctctctctctcgcactCATGCGCCTTGCGCTCCTCaccttccttcctccccccGCTGTCTATTTATCCATTCCGAGAAGAACTTCCCCATGCCCGCCTTATTACGGTTGTTGATTCATCCCTTCCTACGTTTCCTGTGTGTCTCACAGGCAGCCTGCTCTCGACAACGCCTCGGTGTTTCAGCTGGACGATcgcagcctcgccgccgcggtgcagcagcaggcggcggcgggcaacACGGTGTTTAGCGACCCGCGCAGCGAGCTCACCTGCAACCAACAACACAACGGCGATACCGGTTTCTTCGTGCCGAGGAAGCGTGCGCGGGTGGGCGGCGACCACGGGACGCCGCCTTTGATCATGGAAGGGCAACgcgcgctgctgccgccggtgccgcaggcgcgaagcagcagcagggccgTGGGCTCCGGCGCGGCCTCCACCAGCGGGCGCCCTTCCGTGCCGGCCGTCTCGCAGGGCCTCTTCGTGTCTCATCTCTATCGCCAGAGCGTCGAGATCGACGCGCTCGTCCGCCTCGAGGTGCGCTGATTTCCCGGCAACTTTGTTGATTTGATCAAGTTCcccgtcttcttccccaacggTGTTTGATTCGGTGTTGGGGGATCCTACGTACGTGCAGAATGAGAGGCTGCGGGCGGGCctggaggaggcgcggcatcGGCACGTCCGCGCGGTCGTGTCTGCCGTGGAGCGcgccgcggcgcggcggatGCGTGCTGCGGACGCCGAGCTGCAGCAGGCGCTGGGCCGCAACGCCGAGCTGGACGAGAAGCTCCGGCAGATGGGCGCCGAGGGGCAGGCCTGGCTCGGCATCGCCAAGAGCAACGAGACCGtggccgccggcctccgcgcCACGCTGGACCAGCTCCTGCAGTCGCCGCCCTGCGCCGAGGGGGGcggcgacgccgaggacgcgcAGTCGTGCTGCTTCGTGAGtgaccgaggaggaggagggaggaaagCGTGCAaggcgtgcggcggcgcggacgcgtgcgtgctgctgctgccgtgccgGCACCTGTGCCTGTGCCGCGAGTGCGAAGCGGTGGCCGAGGTGTGCCCCGTGTGCGCGGCCACCAAGAACGCCTCGCTCCACGTTCTCCTCCCCTGACCTGGTGCGGCAGGCCAGCGTGTCAATTCAGCTGCTCGTGATATCCAAGGTCTTTGTCACCGGCCCAAATTACGGAAGTTGTTTATTTTCTCCggccctccctccctctctctttctctcgtCTCCAGTCTGGGTTTTTTCTGTGGATTGTCTCCCAAGATCGATACCCAATCCGGCCATATTTTCGTGGTACGGTATTTGGATCAGTGTTGTTGAAACGGTGAATATATTTTAGTTTTGTCGTTGAGGCAATTAAATTAGTTCTTCGAGTCGTTTTCTCTTTGCTTGCGTTTTTCTATATACGCAGCAGGTGGGATTTTGCTTAATCATCACTCCCCGTGAATTGGTCTGCCACAAGATGCTGCAAGCAAGCATAAATACAGTTTTCTTCAGTTCGCTAGGGGTGTTTTGCTAACACCAAGATTATACCCAATCTAAACAGGCTTTTTGTCGTATCGGCATACTTGCTAGCAATAATTCCGCTGGTAACGCAATGCAGTCTGCACTACTAATTACTATGGATTATTCTTTCGGTACGTTCACGTCGTTGTTTCGGTCAGAGACAATTTTGTGAAGGTCGTGCGTGCATGGACAGATAAGTTCAGAAGTCACCGTACTTGTTTCTTTATCCTACCTTGCTTGGCAAGCTTTCGCCCTGTCTCTACTTGCTATAGCCAAGAGTCAGAGTAAACATTTTTGGTTAGATTGACGATCGAAGAGAAAGGATACAATAAGCCATGCGTTCATGTAAATCTCGAGCTAGTTACAGGCTTACTGATATATGAGACGATCAATTTAGGCTTAACTATAATTCTAAATGCTAAGTACTCCCCGCACGTTATCCTGAAAAATTATGTTTTCACGTCTAGACATGATGttagaaacaaatgataatatCATATGATCAAAATATCAAAGATATATGAATACTCTAAGGCCAAACGACATCATCATCCAAACGATAGAAGCAATTTTGATGTACATGAACATTAACAACTTTAAGGAAATCGAAACAGAAGCTTTAGGATCCTAAATATTCGCAGTTTTTAGAAAGAACGAcatgcatatcatgaaaatatggaTACTCGGTGAAATATTTACATCCAATGTGGAGATGAAAAAATTTAGGAGATAAAAGGTTGAAtcataggattttttttcgaaaaggggaagaATCCCCGGCCTcttgcatcaatcgatgcacacagtcATATTTTATTACGAAGTTATAAGAGTCTTACAAATCACTGATTAGATATCGTGGAAACAAAAATGAGCTAATGAAACAAGTTCAACATAGTGAGTCTATGCATCTAGAAGACGACTAATACACTGCCAACCAGCCTGGCTGAAGATATCCCGAGATACCATCTCCAGACGGTTGCATCCAATAGCCAAAGGTTCCCGCCGATGCGAGGAGGTAGGAAGGACCATAGTCGAATCTAATGAGTGGCTTTGAAGATGACCTGCAAAAATGAGCAACTCTAGATCGATTAAAAACCACATCGTTTCTGCAGTTCCAAATAGCCCAATAGAAATCCGAAACTCCCATCCAAATATATATGAGCTTTAATCTTTTTCTCAACCCCATTAAGCCAATTCCCAAACATATTAGTAATCAATGTCGGTGGAGGAATATTAAAAGCAATAAAAATAATGCGCCAGACAATACGAGCAAAAGGACAGGAAATAAAAAGATGTTGAATACTCTCGTCAGAGTGAATCATAGGTAGCCGAAATGAATTGCTTGTGGGCTACAACACATGACGTGGATGGTGATGTAGACACTTTGCATGTGGAACTTGCAAACAAAATGCATTTTAGTGAGTATCAACTATATAGATATTATACTTGATGAATATTTACATGCAACATGAAGATCAAAAATCATAGGAGATAAAAGGTTTAGTCGTAGGACCACCGAAATGAATTGCTTGTGGGCTAGAGTCCTATGACACATGATGTCGATGGTGATGTGGACGATGATGTGGAGACTTTCATGTATAGTTTGCAATTTTAGTGGGGA includes:
- the LOC100837396 gene encoding probable BOI-related E3 ubiquitin-protein ligase 2, producing MAVQAQYLAHAFPHDPRAIVRQPALDNASVFQLDDRSLAAAVQQQAAAGNTVFSDPRSELTCNQQHNGDTGFFVPRKRARVGGDHGTPPLIMEGQRALLPPVPQARSSSRAVGSGAASTSGRPSVPAVSQGLFVSHLYRQSVEIDALVRLENERLRAGLEEARHRHVRAVVSAVERAAARRMRAADAELQQALGRNAELDEKLRQMGAEGQAWLGIAKSNETVAAGLRATLDQLLQSPPCAEGGGDAEDAQSCCFVSDRGGGGRKACKACGGADACVLLLPCRHLCLCRECEAVAEVCPVCAATKNASLHVLLP